A genomic region of Mycolicibacterium poriferae contains the following coding sequences:
- the mbtD gene encoding mycobactin polyketide synthase MbtD: protein MAVSRLPDGRVPVVLSAHDENLIATDAHAVLGYLDRTPCEVAQVAAQLTATRRVRRHRAVLRAADRAELKDGLRALVDGREHPLIARSSRRERARSAFVFPGQGGQWPAMGADAYNHLPAYRAEADRIDVVLQRGGMPSALPFLTTPADTATVSQQELHSAQFVHAVALAAVWRSVGLVPDLTVGHSLGEVAAAYVAGVITLRDAVAVLAARARAIAATAGRHGVAVLGVDPADVDGLIAATPGWLELSAVNASRSVAVAGESSAIAAIAAAVAGRGQFARELAMSFPAHTSAMDGQRDALMRALAGAAFTESPVQFVGSATGSVVSTGTDFAAYWYANLRNTIRFDRAAQAVIAHGAGSFLEMSAHPALLFAIEDALEQAPGTDAVLVGSGRRDEPVTEQLSTGIVAAAVADPAYRWADLLTGAPQPLRGFPGAPMRADHLWATAAPLEPVAQLTVTTESWQPRPDTRPGDATATVAVLDLDVSSPQARTLRATLTEHPGAILTEPSDADILVVVAPTWPGLDPVAVLADRIDSGLLSYADQIGPRCRTVWLLTTAAETVTAHDPPAEPAQAALAAMHHSIGFEHADQAFHHLDLPDADSAANPAVAEAILSGSGEIALRDEPARWYRRALGEDISAARPWELTDALIDHVVITGGSGAIGLSYARYLAAHGAARITLLSRHGLEAAAVAELSAHGSHIDAPPCDITDTAQLAAAADACAGTGATLVIHAAGSASFAPRAEVTGAALADMTAAKVTGLDRFVRTWPIRRGAPMLLCSSVIGVWGGKGTAGYAAANRLLDVTAARLRADGHHCVSVRWGLWEGAGVIDAAETARVERAGLKPMDPERAVEASLADYPRDPLILRADRERLRILFGADTGTRGELAAPSTSDGSRMAAPAAVRSQLAVVLDVDATSLDLDATLFDLGVDSLLALDLRKRLKKLTGQTVPLATLLGGITGTDLIAAIEESELLA, encoded by the coding sequence ATGGCGGTCAGCCGGCTGCCCGACGGCCGAGTGCCCGTCGTCCTCAGCGCCCACGACGAGAACCTGATCGCCACCGACGCGCACGCCGTTCTCGGTTACCTCGACCGGACACCGTGCGAGGTCGCGCAGGTCGCCGCACAGCTGACCGCCACCCGCCGAGTCCGGCGGCACCGGGCGGTGCTGCGTGCTGCCGACCGGGCCGAGCTGAAGGACGGACTGCGCGCACTCGTCGACGGACGCGAACACCCGCTGATCGCGCGCTCGTCGCGGCGGGAACGCGCCCGGTCGGCGTTCGTGTTCCCCGGGCAGGGCGGCCAATGGCCGGCCATGGGCGCCGACGCCTACAACCACCTGCCGGCCTACCGCGCCGAAGCCGATCGGATCGACGTTGTCCTGCAGCGGGGCGGAATGCCCTCGGCCCTGCCGTTTCTGACCACACCGGCCGACACCGCGACGGTGTCTCAGCAGGAACTGCACAGCGCCCAGTTCGTGCACGCCGTCGCGCTGGCCGCGGTGTGGCGCTCCGTCGGTCTGGTGCCCGACCTCACCGTCGGGCACAGCCTCGGCGAAGTCGCCGCCGCCTACGTGGCCGGCGTGATCACCCTTCGCGACGCGGTGGCGGTGCTGGCCGCGCGGGCCCGCGCCATCGCGGCGACAGCCGGGCGACACGGCGTCGCGGTGCTGGGTGTCGACCCCGCCGACGTCGACGGGTTGATCGCGGCCACCCCTGGCTGGCTGGAACTTTCGGCCGTCAACGCATCCCGCTCGGTCGCGGTGGCGGGGGAGAGCAGCGCGATCGCGGCCATCGCCGCCGCTGTCGCGGGTCGCGGGCAGTTCGCCCGCGAGCTCGCGATGAGCTTCCCGGCCCACACCAGCGCGATGGACGGTCAACGCGACGCGCTGATGCGCGCGCTGGCCGGCGCGGCCTTCACCGAGTCGCCGGTGCAGTTCGTCGGCTCGGCCACCGGAAGCGTCGTCAGCACCGGAACCGACTTCGCCGCCTACTGGTATGCCAACCTGCGCAACACCATTCGATTCGATCGGGCGGCCCAGGCTGTCATCGCGCACGGCGCAGGGTCATTCCTGGAGATGTCCGCGCACCCGGCGCTGTTGTTCGCCATCGAGGACGCGCTCGAGCAAGCCCCGGGTACCGACGCGGTGCTGGTGGGCTCGGGCCGTCGCGACGAGCCGGTCACCGAGCAGCTGTCCACCGGCATCGTCGCGGCCGCCGTCGCCGACCCTGCCTACCGGTGGGCCGACCTGCTCACCGGTGCACCGCAGCCGTTGCGCGGCTTTCCCGGGGCGCCGATGCGCGCCGACCATCTGTGGGCCACCGCCGCGCCGCTCGAGCCCGTCGCGCAGCTCACCGTCACCACCGAATCCTGGCAGCCCCGGCCGGATACCCGCCCGGGTGACGCCACCGCGACGGTCGCCGTCCTGGACCTCGACGTCTCGTCCCCGCAGGCGCGGACCCTGCGGGCGACCCTCACCGAGCACCCCGGCGCGATTCTCACCGAACCGTCGGACGCCGACATCCTGGTCGTGGTGGCGCCCACCTGGCCGGGTCTAGACCCGGTCGCGGTACTGGCCGACCGCATCGACTCCGGTCTGCTCAGCTACGCCGACCAGATCGGACCCCGTTGCCGGACCGTCTGGCTGCTCACCACGGCGGCGGAGACGGTGACGGCGCACGACCCGCCGGCCGAACCTGCCCAGGCGGCGCTGGCCGCGATGCATCACAGCATCGGGTTCGAGCATGCCGATCAGGCCTTCCATCATCTCGACCTCCCCGATGCCGATTCGGCCGCGAATCCGGCGGTGGCCGAAGCGATCTTGAGCGGATCCGGGGAGATCGCGCTGCGCGACGAACCGGCGAGGTGGTATCGACGGGCACTGGGTGAGGACATCTCGGCTGCCCGACCATGGGAGCTGACCGACGCGCTGATCGATCACGTGGTCATCACCGGCGGCTCCGGCGCGATCGGGTTGAGTTACGCCAGGTACCTGGCCGCGCACGGCGCCGCTCGCATCACGTTGCTGAGCCGCCACGGTCTCGAGGCGGCCGCCGTCGCGGAACTGTCCGCACACGGATCCCACATCGACGCACCGCCCTGCGACATCACCGACACGGCGCAATTGGCTGCCGCCGCCGACGCGTGCGCCGGTACCGGGGCGACTCTGGTGATCCACGCCGCGGGCAGCGCATCCTTCGCGCCGCGGGCCGAGGTCACCGGCGCCGCGCTGGCCGACATGACCGCGGCGAAGGTGACCGGTCTGGATCGCTTCGTCCGCACCTGGCCGATACGCCGCGGTGCGCCGATGCTGTTGTGTTCCTCGGTGATCGGCGTCTGGGGCGGTAAAGGAACCGCCGGCTACGCGGCAGCCAACCGCCTGCTGGACGTGACGGCGGCGCGGTTGAGAGCCGACGGACACCACTGTGTGTCGGTGCGGTGGGGGCTGTGGGAGGGTGCCGGCGTCATCGACGCCGCCGAGACCGCCCGGGTCGAACGCGCCGGGCTGAAGCCGATGGACCCCGAGCGCGCGGTCGAGGCCAGCCTCGCGGACTATCCGCGCGACCCGCTGATCCTGCGGGCCGACCGCGAGCGGCTCCGAATCCTGTTCGGCGCCGACACCGGGACCCGAGGCGAGCTCGCCGCTCCGTCGACCTCCGACGGCTCGAGGATGGCCGCCCCGGCGGCAGTGCGCAGCCAACTGGCCGTCGTCCTCGACGTCGACGCGACATCGCTGGACCTCGACGCCACGCTGTTCGACCTGGGCGTGGACTCATTGCTGGCGCTGGACCTGCGCAAGCGCCTGAAAAAGCTGACCGGACAGACCGTTCCGCTGGCCACCCTGCTCGGTGGCATCACCGGCACCGACCTGATCGCTGCGATCGAAGAAAGTGAACTCCTCGCGTGA
- a CDS encoding beta-ketoacyl [acyl carrier protein] synthase domain-containing protein has protein sequence MTDDPVVIVGMAVEAPGGVENTHDFWRLLSDEREALGPFPDDRGWSIRALLDGSRRDGFKPIHNLGGFLSGAATFDPEFFGISRREAIAMDPQQRVALRVTWRALEDAGINPDDLAGHEVGCYIGASDMRYGPDMAEFSEHSGHLITGTSLAVISGRIAYTLALAGPAMTVDTSCSSALSAVHLAVQGLRAGDCDVALAGGVCVMGAPGYFVEFSKQHALSDDGHCRPYSAHASGTVWAEGAGMFVLQRKSAALRDRRPVLAEVRASVANSDGRSVGLTAPSRDAQIRLFRRALHTAGAGPDDIGMVEGHGTGTRLGDRTELTSLAATYGAGAPGRGPLLGSVKSNVGHTQAAAGALGLAKVLLAARHGAVPATLHVDDRSSEIDWENTALRLAAKSTAWPARDGTRIGAVSAFGMSGTNTHVVVEVPDTGGEGGRGQGRAA, from the coding sequence ATGACCGATGATCCGGTGGTGATCGTCGGGATGGCGGTCGAGGCCCCGGGCGGAGTGGAGAACACCCACGACTTCTGGCGGCTGCTGAGCGACGAGCGGGAAGCACTGGGCCCGTTCCCCGACGATCGCGGCTGGTCGATCCGGGCGCTGCTGGACGGATCACGCCGAGACGGATTCAAGCCCATCCACAACCTCGGCGGATTCCTCAGCGGCGCCGCCACCTTCGATCCCGAGTTCTTCGGCATCTCGCGGCGCGAGGCGATCGCCATGGATCCTCAGCAGCGGGTCGCGCTGCGGGTGACCTGGCGTGCGCTCGAGGACGCAGGCATCAATCCCGACGATCTGGCCGGGCACGAGGTCGGCTGTTACATCGGCGCTTCGGATATGCGGTACGGCCCGGACATGGCCGAGTTCTCCGAGCACAGTGGGCATCTGATCACCGGGACATCGCTGGCTGTCATCTCCGGTCGGATCGCCTACACGCTGGCACTGGCCGGTCCCGCGATGACCGTCGACACGTCCTGCTCGTCGGCGCTGTCTGCGGTGCACCTGGCGGTGCAGGGACTGCGCGCCGGCGACTGTGACGTCGCCCTGGCCGGCGGGGTGTGCGTGATGGGTGCACCCGGATACTTCGTCGAGTTCTCCAAGCAGCACGCGTTGTCCGACGACGGGCACTGCCGCCCGTACAGCGCGCACGCCAGCGGCACCGTGTGGGCCGAGGGCGCCGGAATGTTCGTGCTGCAACGCAAGTCGGCCGCACTGCGCGACCGCCGCCCGGTCCTGGCCGAGGTGCGGGCGAGCGTCGCGAATTCCGACGGGCGGTCGGTGGGTCTGACCGCACCGAGCCGCGACGCGCAGATCCGGCTGTTCCGGCGCGCCCTGCACACCGCCGGCGCCGGTCCCGACGACATCGGCATGGTCGAGGGCCACGGCACCGGCACCCGGCTCGGTGACCGCACCGAGTTGACCTCGCTGGCCGCCACCTACGGCGCAGGCGCCCCGGGCCGTGGGCCGCTGCTGGGTTCGGTCAAGTCCAACGTCGGACACACCCAGGCTGCAGCAGGCGCGCTCGGCCTGGCCAAGGTGCTGCTGGCGGCCCGGCACGGCGCCGTGCCGGCCACCCTGCACGTCGACGACCGCAGCAGTGAAATCGACTGGGAGAACACCGCTCTGCGGCTGGCCGCGAAGTCCACTGCGTGGCCGGCACGAGACGGAACTCGGATCGGTGCCGTATCGGCATTCGGGATGAGCGGCACCAACACCCACGTCGTCGTCGAGGTGCCCGACACCGGGGGAGAGGGCGGCCGAGGGCAAGGCAGGGCGGCTTGA
- a CDS encoding thioesterase II family protein yields the protein MIGEPQQLDLAPWIKRFPGEPGTATIVFPHAGGAAAAYRNFARALTAHGVDTFIMQYPQRGERLAEPPAESVTDLARDMLDAVDWAGLGPVRLFGHCMGALVGFEFARLAEQRGVGVRELWASASQAPATVAGSSPVPTTDSGLLADIVDLGGTDASLLDDEDFLELLLPAVRSDYQAFNRYTCGREVRVAADIHAVGGRSDHRVEPDLLRAWECHTDGAFTLTMFDGGHFYVDDHLDEVAELVSCT from the coding sequence ATGATCGGCGAGCCACAGCAACTGGATCTCGCGCCGTGGATCAAGCGGTTCCCGGGAGAACCCGGTACCGCGACGATCGTGTTCCCGCACGCCGGCGGAGCCGCCGCCGCGTACCGCAATTTCGCGCGCGCGTTGACGGCCCACGGCGTCGACACATTCATCATGCAGTACCCGCAGCGCGGTGAACGGCTCGCCGAACCGCCCGCCGAGTCGGTGACCGACCTGGCCCGCGACATGCTCGACGCGGTGGACTGGGCAGGCCTGGGTCCGGTGCGGCTGTTCGGCCACTGCATGGGCGCTCTGGTCGGTTTCGAGTTCGCCCGGCTAGCCGAACAGCGGGGCGTCGGTGTCCGTGAGCTGTGGGCTTCGGCCAGCCAGGCGCCCGCCACGGTCGCCGGCTCTAGTCCGGTGCCCACCACCGACAGCGGACTGCTCGCCGACATCGTCGACCTCGGCGGCACCGACGCCAGCCTCCTCGACGACGAGGACTTCCTGGAGTTGCTGCTGCCCGCGGTGCGGTCCGACTATCAGGCATTCAACCGCTACACGTGCGGCCGCGAGGTGCGGGTCGCCGCCGACATCCACGCCGTCGGCGGTCGCAGCGACCATCGCGTCGAGCCGGACCTGCTGCGCGCGTGGGAATGCCACACCGACGGTGCCTTCACGCTGACCATGTTCGACGGCGGCCACTTCTATGTCGACGACCACCTCGACGAGGTCGCCGAACTGGTGAGTTGCACATGA
- a CDS encoding non-ribosomal peptide synthetase: MSADELDPHADLIASGLDSIRMMSLSGRWRRQGISVGFADLAANPTVAAWADLVAAHDATTPTDTAPTDTTGSPGADGSSSRNDHTEDGDPFPLAPIQHALWVGRNDDQQLGGVAAHLYVEFDGAGVDPERLRHAAARLARRHPMLRVEILPDGTQRVGERSLPVTVFDLRDLDLAAAQRRLDEIRDAKSHQMLVDEVLELSLSLLPDGSTRLHVDLDMQAADAVSYRNFMSDLAVFYNGGTLPELGYTYRQYRAQVAADNAQSEADRRWWAERIPELPEGPALPLVPRDEQADPRRGTRRWHIFDVETRDALFAAAHRRGITPAMAVAASYAGTLARWSTNRRFLLNLPMFGREQFHADVDKLVGDFTSSLMLDVDLTDAATPAARARVLQRALHASAAHSHYSGLSVLRDLTRHHGTPVLAPIVYTSALGLGDLFAGEVTEQFGKPVWTISQGPQVLIDAQATPVAEGLMINWDVREDAFRPGVADAMFAHHIAELERLAANETAWETPDQPAVTPEQQTARDAVNAVQAPRSGDALHDGFFQRAQLQPDSPAVYSSAGDLTYGQLREQVLEVAAGLTVAGVRPGDTVAVMGPKGAEQVTALLAILAAGAVYVPVGIDHPDERAERMLAGAGVRMALVCGDEPPTGLPALTVAEARRVGRHEAGFQPGPAQPDDLAYILFTSGSTGEPKGVEMTHSAAMNTVEFINAHFEIGPQDRCLALSTLECDLSVLDVFAMLRAGGSLVVVDEAHRRDPDTWARLIEAHQVTVLHFMPGWLEMLVEVAGDLSSVRVVPTGGDWVRPQMVRELRERAPHMRFAGLGGATETATHNTICDVREIPADWSSVPLGVPLPNNECRVVGPDGQDCPDWVPGELWVGGRGIARGYSGRPDLTAERFVEHGGRRWYRTGDLVRYRPGGVIEFVGRTDHRIKISGYRVELGEVESALRRIDGVDSAVAAVVPTEGRDVLAALVCAAAEPGQIADKLADLVPPHMVPQIIVCAPRIPFTVGGKIDRAAVARELRNADVLATVAGYRAPATPLESALSSIVGEVLGRESIGADDDFFSVGGDSVLATQVVARIRTWLDTPSVMVADIFATRTVSALAARMSANEPNSSRLDEVAALYLEVAEMDNADVIAALESTR; the protein is encoded by the coding sequence ATGAGTGCGGACGAGCTGGATCCTCATGCCGATCTGATCGCGTCCGGCCTGGACTCCATCCGGATGATGTCGCTGTCGGGGCGGTGGCGCCGGCAGGGCATCTCCGTCGGATTCGCCGATCTGGCCGCCAACCCGACCGTGGCTGCGTGGGCCGACCTCGTCGCCGCTCACGACGCCACGACACCGACCGACACGGCACCGACCGACACCACCGGGAGCCCGGGCGCTGACGGCTCGAGTTCGCGCAACGACCACACCGAGGACGGCGACCCCTTCCCGCTGGCGCCGATCCAGCACGCGCTGTGGGTGGGCCGCAACGACGATCAGCAGCTGGGGGGCGTGGCCGCTCACCTCTATGTCGAATTCGACGGTGCAGGAGTCGATCCCGAGCGGCTGCGACATGCCGCGGCGCGGCTGGCCCGTCGCCACCCCATGCTGCGGGTGGAGATCCTGCCCGACGGGACGCAGCGCGTCGGCGAGCGCAGCCTGCCGGTCACCGTCTTCGACCTGCGCGACCTCGACCTCGCCGCGGCTCAGCGGCGCCTCGACGAGATCCGCGACGCCAAATCACATCAGATGCTGGTGGACGAGGTCCTCGAACTGTCGCTGTCGCTGCTTCCCGACGGCAGTACCAGGCTGCACGTCGATCTGGACATGCAGGCCGCCGACGCGGTCAGCTACCGCAACTTCATGTCCGATCTCGCGGTGTTCTACAACGGTGGAACGCTGCCAGAGCTGGGCTACACCTACCGCCAGTACCGAGCACAGGTTGCGGCGGACAACGCCCAATCAGAGGCTGACCGCCGGTGGTGGGCCGAACGGATCCCGGAGCTGCCGGAAGGCCCTGCGCTGCCGCTGGTTCCGCGCGACGAACAGGCCGATCCACGTCGCGGCACTCGGCGCTGGCACATTTTCGACGTCGAGACCCGCGACGCGTTGTTCGCCGCGGCACACCGGCGCGGGATCACCCCGGCGATGGCCGTGGCCGCGTCCTATGCCGGCACGCTGGCGCGCTGGTCGACGAACCGGCGGTTCCTGCTGAACCTGCCGATGTTCGGCCGTGAACAGTTCCACGCCGACGTCGACAAGCTGGTGGGGGACTTCACGTCATCGCTGATGCTCGACGTCGACCTCACCGATGCCGCCACTCCCGCGGCACGCGCCCGCGTTCTGCAGCGGGCACTGCATGCTTCGGCGGCACACTCGCACTACTCGGGTCTGTCGGTGCTGCGTGATCTGACTCGCCACCATGGCACCCCGGTTCTGGCGCCGATCGTCTACACCAGCGCTCTCGGTCTCGGCGATCTGTTCGCCGGCGAGGTCACCGAGCAGTTCGGCAAGCCGGTGTGGACGATCTCCCAAGGCCCCCAGGTGCTGATCGACGCTCAGGCCACGCCGGTGGCCGAGGGGTTGATGATCAACTGGGACGTGCGTGAGGATGCCTTCCGGCCCGGCGTCGCCGACGCGATGTTCGCCCACCACATTGCTGAACTGGAGCGGCTGGCCGCCAACGAAACCGCCTGGGAGACACCAGACCAGCCCGCCGTCACGCCGGAACAACAGACCGCCCGCGACGCGGTGAACGCGGTGCAGGCGCCTCGCAGCGGCGACGCGCTGCACGACGGATTCTTCCAGCGGGCACAGCTGCAGCCCGACTCGCCGGCCGTCTACAGCAGTGCCGGTGACCTCACCTACGGCCAGCTTCGTGAACAGGTGCTCGAAGTCGCCGCCGGCTTGACGGTGGCCGGCGTACGGCCCGGCGACACGGTCGCGGTCATGGGACCCAAAGGCGCAGAACAGGTGACCGCACTGCTCGCCATCCTGGCCGCCGGCGCCGTGTACGTGCCGGTCGGCATCGATCATCCGGACGAGCGTGCCGAACGGATGCTCGCCGGCGCCGGTGTCCGGATGGCCCTCGTGTGCGGGGACGAGCCGCCGACCGGACTGCCGGCGCTGACGGTGGCCGAGGCGCGACGTGTCGGCCGCCACGAAGCCGGCTTCCAGCCCGGGCCAGCCCAACCCGACGACCTGGCCTACATCTTGTTCACCTCGGGTTCCACCGGTGAGCCCAAAGGTGTGGAGATGACACACTCGGCGGCGATGAACACCGTCGAGTTCATCAACGCCCACTTCGAGATCGGCCCGCAGGACCGGTGCCTGGCACTGTCGACACTGGAATGCGACCTCTCGGTGCTCGACGTGTTCGCGATGCTGCGTGCCGGCGGCTCCCTCGTCGTGGTCGACGAGGCGCACCGACGCGACCCGGACACCTGGGCGCGGCTGATCGAGGCCCACCAGGTGACCGTGCTGCACTTCATGCCCGGCTGGCTGGAGATGCTGGTCGAGGTCGCCGGTGACCTGTCGTCGGTGCGGGTCGTGCCGACCGGTGGTGACTGGGTGCGCCCGCAGATGGTGCGCGAGCTGCGAGAACGCGCTCCGCACATGCGTTTCGCGGGTCTGGGCGGGGCCACCGAAACTGCCACGCACAACACCATCTGCGACGTCCGAGAAATTCCCGCCGACTGGTCGTCGGTGCCCCTGGGCGTGCCGTTGCCCAACAACGAGTGCCGCGTGGTGGGTCCCGACGGTCAGGATTGCCCCGACTGGGTTCCCGGCGAACTGTGGGTGGGCGGCCGCGGCATCGCCCGCGGCTACTCCGGCCGCCCCGACCTCACGGCCGAACGATTCGTCGAACACGGCGGCCGCAGGTGGTACCGCACCGGCGACCTGGTGCGTTACCGGCCCGGTGGCGTCATCGAATTCGTCGGACGTACCGACCACCGGATCAAGATCAGCGGCTACCGCGTCGAACTCGGGGAGGTGGAGTCCGCGCTGCGCCGCATCGACGGGGTGGACTCGGCAGTCGCCGCGGTGGTGCCCACCGAGGGGCGCGACGTGCTGGCCGCTCTGGTGTGTGCCGCTGCCGAGCCGGGCCAGATCGCCGACAAGCTCGCCGATCTGGTGCCGCCGCACATGGTGCCCCAGATCATCGTGTGCGCGCCGCGCATCCCGTTCACCGTCGGCGGCAAGATCGACCGGGCCGCGGTCGCACGCGAGCTCAGAAACGCCGACGTCCTCGCCACCGTGGCCGGTTACCGTGCCCCGGCCACTCCGCTGGAGTCTGCGCTGAGCAGCATCGTCGGCGAGGTCCTCGGCCGCGAGAGCATCGGCGCCGACGACGACTTCTTCTCGGTGGGAGGTGATTCCGTACTCGCCACCCAGGTGGTGGCGCGGATTCGTACCTGGCTGGACACCCCGTCGGTGATGGTCGCCGACATCTTCGCGACCCGCACCGTGTCCGCGCTGGCCGCGCGGATGAGCGCCAACGAGCCGAACAGCAGCAGGTTGGACGAGGTCGCCGCGCTGTATCTGGAGGTGGCGGAGATGGACAACGCCGACGTGATCGCGGCGCTGGAATCCACGCGATGA
- a CDS encoding (2,3-dihydroxybenzoyl)adenylate synthase, with protein sequence MSTGFLADQGKPHGYASADLLTGFVPFPEDRAKAYRDAGYWTGQPLDSILTDAAARWPDRTAIVDSATSYSFAELAAVAARVAAGLAELGITEGDRVMVQLPNSCQFAVALFGLLRAGAVPVMCLPGHRTAELGHFAEVSGAVALIVADKVGGFDYRDMAATLVAEHPALRHVIVDGDCADFVPWSSLVEHPGEPADRRPVDPNSPALLLVSGGTTGLPKLIARTHDDYLYNARTCAQTCQMTAQDVYLVALPAGHNFPLACPGLLGSMTVGATTVFTADPSPESAFALIDKHAVTVTGLVNALAKLWAQACDWEPVLPTSLRYVQVGGSRMSPEDARFILDRLTPGMAQIFGMAEGMLNFTRPGDPLDVVVHTQGRPMSPADEMRVVDDNGGEVAPGEEGELLVRGPYTLNGYYRADDANARSFSPDGFYRTGDRVRIFDHGPRAGYVEVTGRIKDVIHRGGETVSATDLEDHLHTHPQIYSAAAVALPDEYLGEKICAAVVFRGRPITLAELNAFLDERGVSAHARPDALVAMPTLPSTAVGKVDKKQVVARLVAGKNG encoded by the coding sequence ATGAGCACCGGATTCTTGGCTGACCAGGGCAAACCACATGGATACGCGTCCGCTGACCTACTTACGGGTTTCGTGCCCTTCCCGGAGGACCGCGCCAAGGCTTATCGGGACGCCGGCTACTGGACGGGCCAGCCACTGGATTCGATTCTGACCGACGCCGCCGCGCGATGGCCGGACCGTACCGCCATCGTCGACTCCGCGACCTCGTACTCCTTCGCGGAGTTGGCGGCCGTGGCGGCCCGGGTCGCCGCCGGGTTGGCAGAGCTCGGCATCACCGAAGGGGACCGGGTGATGGTGCAGCTGCCCAACTCCTGCCAGTTCGCGGTGGCACTGTTCGGGCTGCTGCGCGCCGGGGCGGTGCCGGTGATGTGCCTGCCGGGGCATCGCACGGCCGAGCTCGGACATTTCGCCGAGGTGAGCGGCGCGGTCGCGCTGATCGTCGCCGACAAGGTGGGCGGTTTCGACTACCGCGACATGGCCGCCACGCTCGTCGCCGAGCACCCTGCCCTGCGCCACGTCATCGTCGACGGTGACTGCGCGGACTTCGTGCCATGGTCCTCACTCGTCGAGCATCCGGGTGAACCCGCCGACCGTCGACCCGTCGACCCGAACAGCCCTGCGCTGCTGCTCGTTTCCGGCGGCACCACCGGCTTGCCGAAGCTGATCGCCCGCACCCACGACGACTACCTCTACAACGCACGCACGTGTGCGCAGACCTGCCAGATGACCGCTCAGGACGTCTATCTCGTCGCACTGCCGGCCGGCCACAACTTCCCCCTGGCATGCCCGGGCCTGCTGGGCTCGATGACGGTGGGTGCGACGACGGTGTTCACCGCCGACCCCAGCCCCGAATCCGCCTTCGCGCTGATCGACAAGCACGCGGTCACCGTCACCGGTTTGGTGAACGCGCTGGCCAAATTGTGGGCTCAGGCCTGCGACTGGGAACCGGTGCTGCCGACGTCGCTGCGTTACGTCCAGGTCGGCGGCTCCCGCATGAGCCCCGAGGACGCGCGTTTCATCCTCGACAGGCTCACCCCCGGTATGGCCCAGATCTTCGGCATGGCCGAGGGAATGCTCAACTTCACCCGACCCGGTGATCCGCTCGACGTCGTCGTCCACACTCAGGGGCGGCCGATGTCACCCGCCGACGAGATGCGCGTCGTCGACGACAACGGTGGCGAGGTGGCTCCCGGGGAGGAAGGCGAACTGCTGGTGCGGGGGCCCTACACACTCAACGGGTACTACCGCGCCGACGATGCCAACGCGCGGTCCTTCTCGCCGGACGGCTTCTACCGCACCGGCGACCGGGTGCGGATCTTCGACCACGGCCCGAGGGCTGGCTATGTCGAAGTCACCGGACGGATCAAGGACGTCATCCACCGCGGCGGCGAGACGGTGTCGGCAACCGACCTGGAGGATCATCTGCACACCCATCCCCAGATCTACAGTGCGGCCGCGGTTGCGCTGCCCGACGAGTACCTCGGCGAGAAGATCTGCGCGGCGGTCGTTTTCCGCGGACGTCCGATCACACTGGCCGAACTGAACGCCTTCCTCGACGAGCGTGGCGTGTCTGCGCACGCGCGACCCGACGCCCTCGTCGCGATGCCCACATTGCCGTCCACCGCGGTCGGGAAGGTGGACAAGAAGCAGGTCGTCGCCCGATTGGTGGCGGGCAAAAACGGCTAG